From bacterium (Candidatus Blackallbacteria) CG13_big_fil_rev_8_21_14_2_50_49_14:
CAACAGAGATACAGGGACCAAATGATTTGGAGTTAATTTGGATAGATCCCAATAATAAACAGATACAAAAAAGAGAGATACTCCCTATCAATTACTCTGAAGTCTATCCCAATCCATTCGGTCCCACCCTTGCTTTTATTGACTCTTCTTCTAAAAACCTGTCTATTTGGAAATATGAAATTTCAAAATCTCCCAAAATCTAGACCGCATAGTACTACAGCCATTCAGAAGTTTGTAAAATCTCAAACAGTGCATCCCGCAAGGGTGCAAGCTCAGCCCATTCACTGTTGCACATCAATACCAGTCCCCGCTTCTGATCGGGATGAAAACTCATCAGGGTACGGGTACGGGTTTGCGAACCGCCATGCTCAATCCTGCGAATCTGCTGAAATTGGGAGACCCCAAAACCCAGGCCATAAGCTGTGGCCTGTCCTTCGACGGTTTTCTGAACCGTCCAGAGGGCTTCACTGCCACGCTGGGAGATCAGTTCATGCTGAATCAAGGCCTGCATAAAACGGGTTAAATCCTGAATATTGGAAGTAAAGCCGCCCCCAGCCAATTTCCAGGCAACATCGTCCAAGGGACGTTTCACCACACTGCCCCGATCTTTGTAATAGCCACTGACCCGGTAGGGAATAAAGGTGCCGGCATGATCCGGCTGGATACTGGTCAAGCCCAAGGGCTGGGCGATGCGCTCTTGAAACTGTTGCCAATAGGATTGCCCGCTTCGTTGTTCAAGCACAGCCCCTGCCAGCATATAGCCAAAGGTGGAATAGTGATAAGCCAGACCCGGTCGTTGCAATAGGGGAGCAGCGGCAAAAACGGCCTGACTGGCAGCTGACATATGGGCCGGCGTCTGCACGCCAGCTCCGGCCTGGAAGCTTCTTAAGCCTGCCTGCCAGCCTGCCACTTCGTCATAGCTGCCAATCCCTGCCAGATGGGCCAAAAGCTGGCGCTGCGTTAAAGGCCAGCCCTGGACATTGTGATAAGCTTTCCAGTATTTTTGAATATCCTGATCCAGATCGAGCAGACCCTGTTCCACCAACTGCTGGCTCAAAACAGCGGTGACCGGCTTGGAAAGCGAAGCCCAGCGAAAGGAAGACTGGAGCGTGACCGCTTCACGGTTTTCGCGATCGGCCCAACCATAGCCTTTGAGATAGCTGATTTTGCCATTTTCAACCAGACCCAAGGCCAGACCTACCAGCCCCTGATCTTCCATCACCCGCAAAACAGCCTCATCCACCAGACGGTAGCGTTCGGGTTGAAGCGCCAGTTGAAACGGTAAAGGCTGAACAAGTGCATGGGGATTGAGAACTTCAGAAGACGTGCTGAAGGGCCGGGCCTGAGCTGAGGTGCTGCCCCATACACCAAGCCCCAAAACCGCAAGCAGACAAAGGTTCCCTATTTTTTGCTTGATTTTGCTCAATCTTGAATCTGGTTTCACGGGAATGGCCTCCGACAGAGATGGTCTTAACAGCTTAGCAGAAGAAAATCCGAACCAAAATCAGGCTTCATGGCTAAGATGCAACTGGCGCAAAACAGAGATGATCCGTTTTTGGATTCCCAGGAGTTCATCAGGCAAATAGACAAATTCAGCTTTTTCTCCACGCACCCAGGCAATAAAGGCTTGAACAGGTTCTATCGCCACACCCTCTTCACGCTGCAGCCAGGCCAAATCCCAACACAGATGCAATAAATAATTTAACCATTGGGCCCGCTGAAACAAGGTACTGACCTGGGCATGGGTTTTCCAGGCTTTGCGAATTTCAAGCTCTTTCAGGGTTTCCCGCATTTGCCCCTTGAGCGTAGCCAAAAGTTCAAAGACCTGATCCGCGCAAGCCCCATTGCCCGCCATGACTTCGGGCAAGATTTCATAGAGTTTGTTTTCAACTTTTTGCAGGCGTTCGCTGAAAATATCGCGGTAGATCAACGAAGAAACCAGAGCATTGACCAAAAAACTGCTCAAAGCGGCAATCGAAAGCGAAAGCAGGCGCACGCCAAAGGTCTCCAGTGGAGAATGAAAATGCACAAGCACCACAAACAGCGCGCTAAAGGCGGCTGTGCTATAGCCTTCTCCCATTTTCAGAGCAAAGGAAAAAGCAATCGCCAGCCCAACGGCCAAGGGCAGAGCAAGCGCGATTGGCCAGCCCCAGAAACTCAAAAGCATTCCCCAAAAGGCCCCCAAAAGACCACTGATTAACTGGGCCCGTGCATTTTTTAAGCCCAGACGAACCGTCGGCGTAATACACAAAACAGCCACAAAGGTCGAAGAAACATGATCCGGATTGCCCAAAAGCTGATCCAGCATCAAAGCCAAAACACAGGCCAGCATGGCCTTAAAAACCATGAAAAGGGGGTTGGTGAGAAAGGTATTCATGGGGGTATTGTAACGCTGCCAGCGCCTTGTTTGAAAAGGCGATTGAGTCAACTCCCACCACGCGGGGGGGCTGTGGTATGATGCAGCGCATTGATCTGCGGTGGAGGAACCCCCATGAAACTGTCCCAACGTATTTTGAATATTGAAGAATCAAAGACCACAGGCCTGATGGATCTGGTACAGCAGATGCAAGCCAGTGGCACCGAAGTGATCTCCTTTAATGCCGGAGAACCCGACTTTAATTCTCCTGAACCCATTCTTCAGGCCACGATTGAGGCCCTAAAAGCTGGAAAAACCAAATATTCAGCAGTGCCTGGCCTGCCTGCCCTGCGCAAAGCCATCGCTGAAAAAGTGCAAAAAGAAAATGGCATTGCTGCCGAAGCCGCAAATATTCTGATCGCCAATGGCTCCAAACAAATTCTCTACAATGTCTTTCAGGCCATTTGCAATCCTGGCGATGAGGTGATTATTCCCTCGCCCTATTGGGTGACTTTTCCTGAAATTGTCAAATTGGCAGGGGGCACCCCTGTCTTTGTGGATACCCAAGATCATCAGCTGGATCTTGAAAAAATTGAAGCCGCAATTACACCCAAAACCTGCGCCATTCTGGTCAACAGCCCCAACAATCCCACAGGCGCTGTTTTTTCTGAAGCCAGCCTGCGGGCCGTGGGCCAGCTGGCACTCAAACATGAAATTTATGTGGTTTCAGACGAAGCCTATGCCGGCCTGACCTATGATGGCGCCAAACATCTCAGTCTGGCCGCCCTCGACCCCGCCTTTGCTCCTTGGGTGATTACCACCCAGTCTTTTTCAAAGGACTATTGTATGACCGGCTTCCGGGTCGGTTTTTTGGTGGCCGACAAAGCCCTGGTCAAAGCGATTAACAATCTGCACAGCCATTTAACCGGCAATGTCTGCACCTTTGCCCAGTTTGGTGCCATTGCAGCGCTTGAAATGGATCCCCAGATCATGCTGCAGATGCAAGAAACCTTCCAGCGCCGTCTGGACATTGCCTATCCACTCTGTACCGAAATCTTTGATTGCGTCAAACCCCAAGGGGCCTTTTATCTTTTTCCCAATGTAGAAAAATACCTGGGCGAACGTTTTGCCGATGATGATGCCCTGGCTGAGTATCTGCTCAAAGAAGCCCATGTCGCAGTCGTACCAGGTTCTTCTTTTGGCGCTCCCGGCCATTTGCGGATTTCATTCTCAACCAGTGAAGAAAATATCCGCAAGGGCTTTGAACGGATCAAAAAAGCCCTCGTAGGTTAATTCAAAAGCGCTGCAGGAAAGAACCAGAATTCTTGCAGCGCTTGTCAATCCAACTCAGAAAGCAAACCATGCAAGCCAGAATTGAAGTCTGTCCCCCCAAAATCTGCGTAGGTCAACGCATTCAGCTTTCTGTCAATGCAGCCGCTAAGAATATCGCGCTGTGGCAGGCCTTTGCCCCCCGAAAAAAAGAAATTGCCCAGGTCATCGATCCTGGCTTTCATTCCATCGAAATTTATCCTGCCACTTATTTCGACCGCTTTGACCCCACTGCAGAATTTGAAAAATGGGCAGCTGTTGAAGTGCAAGCGATCACTGTGCTGCCTTCAGGACTGGAGGCGGTGCAGCTCCCCGGTGGGCTTTACGCCGTCTTTTTATACCGTGGCGATGCGCGCCAGGCCTTTCCCTTTCTGCAAAAAATTTTTACAGAATGGCTGCCCCAATCAGGATATTGCCTGGATACACGCCCTCATTTTGAGGTCATGGGCCCTAAATACAAAAACAATGCTGAGGATTCAGAAGAGGAGTTTTGGATTCCCCTTCGCAGGAACTAAAGTCTCAGTGCTTGTCATGCCCGTGATTGTGTTTGTCTTTATGCTTGTCTTTGTCCTTGTCTTTGTCGTGGTGTTTGTCCTTGTCCTTTTTAATTCTGATCTCTTCTTTGACTTTGATTTTCAAACCAAAACAGGAACTCAAACTTGAAACACCGACCATACAAATCAGGGGCAAAACTAGGTTTCGTTTTTTCATAGGTCTTTTTCTCTCTCCAGATTATTGCGAACGCTTTCAAAATTCTAACCGGTTTCGACCCTGGATTTCAAATCAAAGCGGGCCCACAAGATCTCTCACCCAATCTGTTATACTGTGCCCTGGGCTATATTTGGTATAAAAACTCTGTCTGCCCAACAGTCAGAAAAGGATTTGAATACATGTCGCTTTCCCCCGAACAAGGCGCAAAGTTTACACAAAGTGCCGAAAAGATCCAATCGGATCTCAAAACCCTTTTAAATGAATACCGCGAAACACTGGGAGAAGATGCGCCTGATGCGCTGGTCTTTGCTGAAAATGATCTCTACGATGCTTTGGATTGTTTAAGCGATTTTATTGATGCTTTTCAAGCCCCTACAAAAAGCTAATTTTTGATCGGCTGAAATCCTGGTCATGCGCCAGAAAGACAAGATTTTTTAAAATTTTTTCACACTCAAAATTTGGGCTTTTTAGATCAACTCTGATCAGTTCTGATCATTTTGAGCCATTTTTGTAAAATTTCAGAAGAAAATCGATCCTCACGATCCAAAAAAGATCAGATACATGATCAACCTTCATTTTCTGAATATCCAGCCAAATCTTGAGATTAAATAATTTTTAAGAATAGATCCAGAAGATATTTGAATTGAGAAAATTATAAGCTAATATTTTTAATGATGTTTGTGAGTTTAATCCCTCACAAAATTTTTGATTTTAGTTACTTTGATCACCAACCCTGCAAGGATGCATGTACTAGAATTAAAGCAGCACCCCCCATGATCATTTTTTAATCTTGGGTTAATTGAGCGATAATTTTTCAGGAGAAACAGAGCTGATGGTAATGGATTCACGTAAAAAAACGGATTTAGAAGCGAAAATACAATTTCTGCGCCGGGTACCTATTTTTGGTGCCCTAAATCAGGACAGTCTGCAGCGTGTAGCTGCGATTATGTCCGAAAAGATTTACTCCCGCAAGAGTATTGTCTTCCATGAAGGTGATCATGGCGACACCCTGTATATCATCAAAAATGGCAGAATTAAAATCGCCAAAGTCGCAATCGACGGCCGCGAAAAAACCCTGACCATTCTTCAAGGTGGCGATTTCTTCGGTGAGATGGCCATTTTCGACAATCTTCCCCGTTCTGCAACTGCAGAAGCGATCGACAACGATGTCCACCTCTTCGCCATCAGCAAAGGTGATTTCGAGCGTCTGATCAACGAAAATCCTTCAATCGCACTGCGTATCATGAAGGATTTGACCCGCCGGATTCGTCAGATCAACCAACAGGTTGAAGACCTGGCCTTTAAAGATGTGCATGGCCGTGTTGCCAGCACCCTTTTCCAATTGCTCGAAATTGAAGAGCAGAATGCCGGTCGCCCCCTGACCTCGCTGCGCATGACCCATCAGGATCTCGCCAATATGGTCGGTTCCTCACGTGAAACGGTGACCCGGGCCCTGAACCGTTTGCAAAACGAAGGCGCGATTGCCATCAGCCACCAGCGGATTGAAGTACTCGATCGCGAGTTTTTGGCTGACAAAGTTTTCTAATGCTCGATCTGAAAACACTTCGGCTAAACCCTGAGCCGGTTCGGGATTCGCTTGCCAGACGACAAGCGGATCCTGCTGTTATTGACCGGCTCTTGAGCCTGGATGAAGAACACCGCAGCTGCCAAACCCGGGTAGATCAGCTGCGTCAGGAACGCAACCAGGCCTCTAAAGAAATTGGAACTCTCAAAAAACAAGGCCAGGATGCCTCCTCACAAATGGAGGCAGTTCGCGTGATTGGCGAAGAAACCAAAAGCGTTGAAGAACGCATGCAGGTCTGTGAAGATGAGCGCAAAGAACTGCTGCTGAATATTCCCAATACCTTAGACAGCAGCGTACCCACCGGCAAAGACGAAAACGAAAACCTCGAAATCCGCCGTTGGGGTGTTCCCGCTGAGTTTGATTTTGAACCCAAGGCCCACGACGAATTGGGTGTCAATCTCGGCATAATGGATTTTGAAAGGGCAGCCAAACTCACAGGTTCCCGCTTTGTGGTGATGAAAGGCTGGGGTTCCCGTTTAGAGCGCACCCTGATCAGCTTTATGCTCGACCACAACACCCAAAAACGGGGCTATACCGAAATTCTGCCGCCCTTTATGGTCAACCGTGAGACCATGACGGCCAATGGCAATCTGCCCAAATTTGAAGACGATTTGTTCGGTTTGAATTTTAAGGATTTCTTCCTGATTCCAACAGCAGAAGTCCCCTTGACCAATTTGCACCGCACAGAAATTCTCGAAAAAGAAGATCTGCCGAAATATTACACCGCCTATACTCCCTGTTTCCGTGCCGAAGCAGGAGCTGCTGGCCGTGATACGCGGGGCATTATCCGCCAGCACCAATTTTCAAAGGTTGAACTGGTCAAAATTGTAGAACCTGAAAATTCCTTTGATGAACTTGAAAAAATGGTATCGGATGCAGAAAGTCTGCTGCAGGCACTGGAACTGCCCTATCGGGTGGTGCTGCTCTGTTCAGGCGATACGGGCTTCAATGCCGCCAAAACCTACGATATTGAGGTCTGGTTTCCCAGCCAGGGCAAATACCGAGAAATCTCATCCTGCAGCAATTGCACAGATTTTCAAGCCCGCCGGGGGCAATTGCGCTACCGGCCCGAAGTCGGAGCTTCTACGGCCTTTCCGCACACCTTGAATGGGTCTGGATTGCCGATTGGACGTACACTTGCTGCCCTGATTGAGAATTATCAACAGAGTGATGGTACAATCAGAATACCCAAAGCATTGCAACCCTATGTGGGAGGAGAATCTCTGATTGTATGAGCGCAGACCCCTCTTTGCCTGAAAATTTAAACGAACTGTTTGAAAAACTCACCCCCTTTGGTCCGGTGGGCACGGTGATTCAACGCACCTTCAAAGCTGCCATTCAGCCTGAAGAGCGGATTTTAATCGCCTACCATCACCTGGAATCAAGTGAAGAGGTTGGCCAGCAAAAACCTGTCATGGGTTCTTGCGAGATCAAGCTGATCACTTCGCAGCGTTTCCTCACCTTGGGCTTTTTTCCCACCTATCACCAAATCATGAGTCACGAGATTCATCGTTTGGCCTCCTTTTCATTGACCAATCGTTTCGCCACCGGCTATGAGGGCGAAGGCGATGCCACCAGCGCAGAAGAACGTGGCTTTAATCCACTGGAAATTCAACTGGAAGCGGTCTTTGTCAATGAGCAAGGTGAAACGGTCAAAGAATGGAACCAGGAAGGCTCACGGCCCGAGGACATCAAATTCCTCTACAGACTCCTGCCAACTTTGAGTAAAATGATGGGTAAACCCCTGGCCGAGTGCCGGTAAAGAGGAGTCAGCATGAATATCGATGAATTTCTACGCGTAGCCGTCAAAAAAAGAGCTTCGGATATTCATATCCGTGTCGGTTGCCCGCCCATGTTGCGGATTGACGGGCGAATTGTACCCACAGAAATGCGCCCGCTGACCCCCGCGGATACCAAACGCACCCTATACAGCATGTTGAGCAATGCCCAGCGCGAAGCTTTTGAAAAAAGCTTCGAAATGGACGTTTCTTTCATGATCAGTGGTTTGGCCCGCTTCCGTGTCAATATTTTCATGGAACAAGGGCATGTCGGCGCTGTTCTGCGTGTCATTCCCATCAATGTTCCCAATCTCGAAAACCTCGGTCTGCCAGAACAAATCCGGAAATTCACAGAAGAACGCACGGGCTTGATTCTGGTAACGGGTCCTACCGGCTCGGGTAAAACCACCACCCTGGCAGGGATGATTGACTATATCAACTCCACGCAGGATGTTCATATCATCACGATTGAGGATCCGATTGAGTTTGTTTACCGCAATAAAAAAAGTATCATTACCCAGCGTGAGCTGGTCAATGATACAGCCTCATTCCCAACCGCAATCAAATACGCTCTGCGTCAAGACCCAGACGTGATTCTGGTAGGGGAAATGCGTGACCGTGACACGATTGAATCTGCTTTGAAAGCAGCTGAAACCGGTCACTTGGTTTTAAGTACCCTTCACACCAATGACGCGGTTCAAACCATCAACCGTGTGATTAACGCCTTCCCACCGCATGAACAGCCTCAGATTCTGAAGCAGTTGGCTGCGGTTCTGCGCGGAACAATTGCCCAACGTCTCGCGGTCAAAGCCGATGGAGTTGGCCGTGTAGCTGTTGATGAAATTCTGGTGGTAACGC
This genomic window contains:
- a CDS encoding serine--tRNA ligase: MLDLKTLRLNPEPVRDSLARRQADPAVIDRLLSLDEEHRSCQTRVDQLRQERNQASKEIGTLKKQGQDASSQMEAVRVIGEETKSVEERMQVCEDERKELLLNIPNTLDSSVPTGKDENENLEIRRWGVPAEFDFEPKAHDELGVNLGIMDFERAAKLTGSRFVVMKGWGSRLERTLISFMLDHNTQKRGYTEILPPFMVNRETMTANGNLPKFEDDLFGLNFKDFFLIPTAEVPLTNLHRTEILEKEDLPKYYTAYTPCFRAEAGAAGRDTRGIIRQHQFSKVELVKIVEPENSFDELEKMVSDAESLLQALELPYRVVLLCSGDTGFNAAKTYDIEVWFPSQGKYREISSCSNCTDFQARRGQLRYRPEVGASTAFPHTLNGSGLPIGRTLAALIENYQQSDGTIRIPKALQPYVGGESLIV
- a CDS encoding GyrI-like domain-containing protein; its protein translation is MQARIEVCPPKICVGQRIQLSVNAAAKNIALWQAFAPRKKEIAQVIDPGFHSIEIYPATYFDRFDPTAEFEKWAAVEVQAITVLPSGLEAVQLPGGLYAVFLYRGDARQAFPFLQKIFTEWLPQSGYCLDTRPHFEVMGPKYKNNAEDSEEEFWIPLRRN
- a CDS encoding type IV pili twitching motility protein PilT translates to MNIDEFLRVAVKKRASDIHIRVGCPPMLRIDGRIVPTEMRPLTPADTKRTLYSMLSNAQREAFEKSFEMDVSFMISGLARFRVNIFMEQGHVGAVLRVIPINVPNLENLGLPEQIRKFTEERTGLILVTGPTGSGKTTTLAGMIDYINSTQDVHIITIEDPIEFVYRNKKSIITQRELVNDTASFPTAIKYALRQDPDVILVGEMRDRDTIESALKAAETGHLVLSTLHTNDAVQTINRVINAFPPHEQPQILKQLAAVLRGTIAQRLAVKADGVGRVAVDEILVVTPTVRDHLYKHELDAIYTLIQKGAMDGMQTMNQALFKYYEEGTIEFEEALALSDNVNELQQWKRGAIHGTGR
- a CDS encoding pyridoxal phosphate-dependent aminotransferase, which codes for MKLSQRILNIEESKTTGLMDLVQQMQASGTEVISFNAGEPDFNSPEPILQATIEALKAGKTKYSAVPGLPALRKAIAEKVQKENGIAAEAANILIANGSKQILYNVFQAICNPGDEVIIPSPYWVTFPEIVKLAGGTPVFVDTQDHQLDLEKIEAAITPKTCAILVNSPNNPTGAVFSEASLRAVGQLALKHEIYVVSDEAYAGLTYDGAKHLSLAALDPAFAPWVITTQSFSKDYCMTGFRVGFLVADKALVKAINNLHSHLTGNVCTFAQFGAIAALEMDPQIMLQMQETFQRRLDIAYPLCTEIFDCVKPQGAFYLFPNVEKYLGERFADDDALAEYLLKEAHVAVVPGSSFGAPGHLRISFSTSEENIRKGFERIKKALVG
- a CDS encoding penicillin-binding protein; protein product: MSKIKQKIGNLCLLAVLGLGVWGSTSAQARPFSTSSEVLNPHALVQPLPFQLALQPERYRLVDEAVLRVMEDQGLVGLALGLVENGKISYLKGYGWADRENREAVTLQSSFRWASLSKPVTAVLSQQLVEQGLLDLDQDIQKYWKAYHNVQGWPLTQRQLLAHLAGIGSYDEVAGWQAGLRSFQAGAGVQTPAHMSAASQAVFAAAPLLQRPGLAYHYSTFGYMLAGAVLEQRSGQSYWQQFQERIAQPLGLTSIQPDHAGTFIPYRVSGYYKDRGSVVKRPLDDVAWKLAGGGFTSNIQDLTRFMQALIQHELISQRGSEALWTVQKTVEGQATAYGLGFGVSQFQQIRRIEHGGSQTRTRTLMSFHPDQKRGLVLMCNSEWAELAPLRDALFEILQTSEWL